A segment of the Candidatus Binatia bacterium genome:
TTCCGCCACGCCAGCCCCCACTGGGACCCCCCGGTCGTCACCGTCAGCGCCATCGAGCAACGCGGTATGGATACCGTCTGGTCGATCGTGCAGGATCACCGCGACAAGCTCACCGCCTCCGGAGAACTCGCGGCCAAGCGGCGCGAACAGCAGTTGGCCTGGTTTTGGAACATGCTCGACGCCGGACTCAAGACGCACTTCCTCGCCCGTCCGGACGTCGCGCGCCTGCTGCCGGAAATCCGCAAGGCGGTCGCCGAGGCCACCCTCACCCCCACCGAAGCCGCCCGCAGACTGCTGGCCCTGCTCGATCGCAACGGGGCGCCGCCCGAAACCGCCGGGGCGCCGCGGCGCACGCGCAGCGCCTGACCGCGCCGACCGCGATGCACCGTTCGACCCGGAATGCCGCGACCTCGACCGACCCGCGCGGGTTTCCCCCGTGGACGTGGAAAATCCCGGAGTACTTCAACATCGGCACCGCCTGTAGCGACGCTCACCTCGGAACCGACCGTGCCGATCGACCTGCCGTCGTCGTCGACGACGACACGCGCGGCGTACGCCAGCTCAGCTTCGCCGAGCTCGCGGACCGCACGGGGCGCTTCGCCCGGGCGCTGCACGATCGCGGCATCGGCCCCGGCGAACGCGTGCTCATCCGCCTGCCGAACTGCATCGAGTACCCGATCGCGTTTCTGGGCGCGATGAAAGCCGGCGCGGTTCCGGTGCCCACGTCGATCCTGCTCACCGCCGAAGAGGTTATCTTCCTCGCCACCGACTCCGGCGCCGGCGCCCTGGTGACCGACCTGGCGACGTGGAACGCCATGCACGTCGAGTTGGAGCACTTGCCGCAACTGCGCCATGCGTTCATCGTGGGTAACGGCCCACCCGCGCCGGCGCACCGGTTGAGCACCGCCAATCTCGCCGAAACGCTCGCCCGCACCGGCCCCTGCCAGGCGCCTTACCCCACGCGCGGCGACGACCCGGCGTACCTCGTCTACACCTCGGGCACGACCGGCTACCCGAAAGGAGTGCTGCACGGCCATCGCGCCCTGCTCGGCCGGCAGCCGTCGTCGGAGTACTGGTTCGACTTCCAGCCGGGCGGAGACCGGGTCTTGCACTCGGGGAAGTTCAACTGGACCTACGTACTCGGCACCGGCTTGATGGATCCGCTGTACCGCGGTCATACGGCGATTCTCCGCGAGGGAGTCAGCGATCCCGCCGCCTGGCCACGGCTGATCGCCAGGCACGCCGCAACGGTATTTATCGGGGTGCCGACCCTGTACCGGCAGATCCTGCAGAAGACGGCCTGCGGTCGGGCCGACGTCCCGACCCTGCGCCATTGCATGTGCGCCGGGGAGCAACTGACCCGGGAAATCCTCGCCGGCTGGCGGGAACGTTTCGGTCTCGACATCTACGAGGGTCTCGGCATGACCGAATGCTCGTACTACCTGTGCGAGACGAAGTCGCGCCCGATCCGGCCCGGTTCGGCGGGGTTCGCGCAACCGGGGCACGACGTCCGTCTCCTCGATCCCGAAACGCTGCGCCCGGTCCCCGTCGGCGAAGAAGGCGTTCTGTGCATCCCGCGCACCGATCCTGCACTGATGCTGGGATACTGGAATCGCCCCGAGGAAACCGCCGCCTGTTTCCGGGCCGAGTGGTTCGTCACCGGCGATTACGCCCGCTGCGATGACGACGGATATCTGTGGTTTCTCGGTCGCCGGGACGACATCATCAAGAGCTTTGGGTACCGCGTCTCGCCGGTCGAGGTCGAACGCGTGCTCAAGGATCACCCGGGAGTCGTCGATGCCGCCGTGGTCGGCGAGCCTCGCGCTGGCGGTAAGGTGCTCGTATCCGCTTACGTCATCCTCAAGCCCGACAGCGGGCTTGGCGTGGACGACGTACTGGCTTACGCGGGCGGCCGCCTCGCTTCGTACAAGGCACCACGGATCGTTTACGCCGTCGACGATCTGCCTCGCACCCGCAACGGCAAGGTGTCGCGCCGCGGCCTCAAGCCGGAACTCGCCGTTGCCGTGGCGCCGGCGCCTTCTTAGCCTTCTTGCGTTCGCGGGGTATTGCCTGTCCCGCACGTGTCTTGTACCCACAACAGTACGACAAGGAGGAAACGGGTGAAAGAATACGGACTGTTCATCAACGGCCAATGGGAGGCCGCGAAAGGCGGCAAGACCGCATCGACGATCAACCCCGCAACCGAGGAGCCCTGGGCCACCGTCGCAGTCGCCGATCGCGACGACGTGCGCAAGGCGGTCGCCGCCGCCAAGAAAGCCCACGACACCGGCGTCTGGCGGAACAAGTCGCCCGAGGAACGCGGCGCGATCCTGCAAAAGGTCGCCATGGCAATCTTCGAACGCCAGAACGAACTGGCCGAGGTGGAGGTCATGGACGGCGGCGGCACGATCCGCAAGGCGATGGCCATGGATGTGCCCGGCACCGCGCAGACCTTCATGCACTTCGGCCAGTTCATCTGCGGCGACGAATACAAGGCCATGCTGCAAGAGGACTACGAAGAGCAGATGCCGGTCCCCAGCCGGAACCTGGTCGTCCGCGAACCCATCGGGGTATGCGCCGGCATCACGCCGTGGAACTTCCCGATGATCATGGCATCGTGGAAGATCGCTCCGGCCCTGGCCGCCGGCAACACCGTGGTCATCAAGCCGGCTTCGGTCACCTCCGTGTCCACGCTGATGCTGGCGGAAATCTGTACGCAGGCCGGCGTGCCGGCGGGCGTGGTCAATGTGGTCAGCGGACCGGGCGGGACCGCGGGCGAGGAACTGGCGACCCATCCGGACATCGGCAAGGTCGCGTTCACGGGGTCGACCGAAGTAGGCCGGCGGATCATGCAACTCGCCGCCGGAACCCTCAAGAAGGTCACCCTCGAGCTCGGCGGCAAGTCGCCGAACATCATCCTACCCGACGCCAACCTCGACACCGCCGCCCTCGGCGCCCTGTTCGGCACGTTCATGCACCAGGGCCAGATCTGCGAGTCGGGCACTCGCGTGCTGGTCCACGAATCGATACACGATGCGTTCCTGGAGAAGATGATCGCCGGAACCAGGCGCATCCAGCTCGGCAACACGCTGGACCCGTCGACGAGCATGGGACCGGTGGTCAGCGCCGCACAGCGCGACACCGTCGAGCAGTACGTCAAACTCGGCCACGAACAGGGCGCCAAGTGCGTGATCGGCGGCAAGCGTCCGGCGGCCCTGCAGAAAGGCTATTACTTCGAACCGACCATCTTCGATGGCGTCGATAACAAGATGCGTATCGCGCAGGAGGAGATCTTCGGCCCGGTGGTGTCGGTGATTCGCTACAAGGACGAAGATGAAGCGGT
Coding sequences within it:
- a CDS encoding aldehyde dehydrogenase family protein, coding for MKEYGLFINGQWEAAKGGKTASTINPATEEPWATVAVADRDDVRKAVAAAKKAHDTGVWRNKSPEERGAILQKVAMAIFERQNELAEVEVMDGGGTIRKAMAMDVPGTAQTFMHFGQFICGDEYKAMLQEDYEEQMPVPSRNLVVREPIGVCAGITPWNFPMIMASWKIAPALAAGNTVVIKPASVTSVSTLMLAEICTQAGVPAGVVNVVSGPGGTAGEELATHPDIGKVAFTGSTEVGRRIMQLAAGTLKKVTLELGGKSPNIILPDANLDTAALGALFGTFMHQGQICESGTRVLVHESIHDAFLEKMIAGTRRIQLGNTLDPSTSMGPVVSAAQRDTVEQYVKLGHEQGAKCVIGGKRPAALQKGYYFEPTIFDGVDNKMRIAQEEIFGPVVSVIRYKDEDEAVRIANDSVYGLGGAVWSQNNERALAVARRIETGTVWINDYHMINMRFPFGGYKQSGVGRELGKWGLAEYHEVKHIHIGENTPPEGKIYLQLLLN
- a CDS encoding AMP-binding protein → MHRSTRNAATSTDPRGFPPWTWKIPEYFNIGTACSDAHLGTDRADRPAVVVDDDTRGVRQLSFAELADRTGRFARALHDRGIGPGERVLIRLPNCIEYPIAFLGAMKAGAVPVPTSILLTAEEVIFLATDSGAGALVTDLATWNAMHVELEHLPQLRHAFIVGNGPPAPAHRLSTANLAETLARTGPCQAPYPTRGDDPAYLVYTSGTTGYPKGVLHGHRALLGRQPSSEYWFDFQPGGDRVLHSGKFNWTYVLGTGLMDPLYRGHTAILREGVSDPAAWPRLIARHAATVFIGVPTLYRQILQKTACGRADVPTLRHCMCAGEQLTREILAGWRERFGLDIYEGLGMTECSYYLCETKSRPIRPGSAGFAQPGHDVRLLDPETLRPVPVGEEGVLCIPRTDPALMLGYWNRPEETAACFRAEWFVTGDYARCDDDGYLWFLGRRDDIIKSFGYRVSPVEVERVLKDHPGVVDAAVVGEPRAGGKVLVSAYVILKPDSGLGVDDVLAYAGGRLASYKAPRIVYAVDDLPRTRNGKVSRRGLKPELAVAVAPAPS